The genomic DNA CGGGGTGCTCGTCACGAACCAGTAGGAGTACGGCACCCCGTCGGGGACCAGGTGGGGAAAGTCCTCGCTGCCCATCGCCGGGCCGGGGTCGAAGACCGTGCCCGCGCCGAGGACCTCGGTGTGGACGGCGGCGATCCGGCGGTCGGTGTCGGCGTCGTTGACCGTCATGGGGAAGCTGTTGCCGACCGTGACCTCGGGCTCGGTCGGGCAGCCCGCGGCGATGCACTCGCCGGACGCGATACGGCGGATCGCGGCGATCATCCGGTCCCGTACGTCGGGGGACTGGGTGCGCAGGTTGAGCAGCAGGCGGGCGGTGGTCGGGATGATGTTGTGCCGGGTGCCGGCCTCGATGCGGCCCACGGTCAGCACGGCGGACTCGCGGGCGGCGATCTCCCGGGAGACGACCGTCTGGAGCCGGGTGACGAGGTAGGCGGCGGTGACGACCGGGTCGACCGTCGTCTCGGGGCGTGAACCGTGGCCCCCGCGACCGTGGATCACGATCTCGATGTCCGTCGTGGCCGACATGATCAGGCCGGGCACGTGCGGGTAGAACCCGGCGGGTCCGGGTGCCGCGTGCTGGCCCAGCACCACGTCCGGACGCGGGACGCGCTCGTACAGGCCGTCGGCCACCATCGCCGCCGCGCCCTCGCCCGTCTCCTCCGCGGGCTGGCCCACCAGTACCAGCGTCCCCGACCAGGTGTCCCGCCCGGCGGCCAGCGCCTGCGCGGCGCCGGCCAGCCAGGTCACGTGCAGGTCGTGCCCGCAGGCGTGCATCACACCGGGGACGGAGGACTCGTACGGCAGTCCCGTCTCCTCCGGCACCGGCAGCGCGTCCATGTCGGCGCGCAGCAGCACGGTCGGGCCGTCGCCGTTGCGGAGCACTCCGGTGACGCCGGTGCCGCCGATGCCCTCGACGGTGTCGTAGCCCGCCTTGGTGAGCCGTTCGGCGAGCTTCGCGGCGGTGCGGTGTTCGCGTCCGGACAACTCGGGGTGGCGGTGCAGGTCCCGGTAGAAGTCCTCCAGGTCGGGGACCGGGAGGTCGGCGGTGAGGTCGAGTGCGGCGCGCGCGGCGGCGGAAACGGAAGAGGTCACGAGAGCAGCCTGTCACTCGTACGGGTGTCTCCACCACGGTCCTGGCCGGGTGTCACTGCTATCCACAGAGGTAGGGGGCCGGCAGTACCCACCGAAGGAAGTGCCGCTCATGGCAGTCCCCGAAGCCAACCTCGCCGTCAACTTCACCCAGGGGCTGAACGACGCCTGGTCGAAGGTCGCGCAGTTCGTGCCCAAGCTCGTCGGGTTCCTGGTCATCCTGGCCATCGGCTGGTTCGTGTCGAAGATGATCGCCCGGGTCCTGGACCGGGTGCTGCGCAAGATCGGCTCGGAGAAACTCTCCGAACGGGCCGGTACGGCACGGATGCTGCGGGACTCCAAGTACGACATGACCGGCATCGTCTGCAAGATCGTGTACTACGCGCTGATGCTGATCACCCTCCAGCTCGCGCTCGGCGTCTTCGGCTCCAACCCGGTCAGCACGATGATCAACGGCATCGTCGCCTGGCTGCCGCGCGGCATCGTCGCGGTGGTCCTGGTCGTCGTCGCGATGGCCATCGCGAACGCGGTCCGCGGGATCGTGGGCAGCGCCCTGTCGTCGATGTCGTACGGCAGGATGCTCGCGACCCTCGTCTGGGCGTGCATCGTCGCGCTGGGCGTGATCGCCGCCCTCGGTCAGGCGGGCATCGCCACCTCGGTCACCCAGCCGGTGCTCTACGCCGCCCTCGCGACCGTGGCCGGCATCCTGATCGTCGGTGTCGGCGGCGGCATGATCGCCCCGATGCGCCGGCGCATGGAGCGTGTGCTGATGGCGGCGGAGCGCGAGACCACCAACGCGAAGGGCAGCCTCACCGCCTACCAGGCGGGCCGCCAGGACGCGATGACCAACCAGCCGGCGCGCGAGCGGACGGACATGGGCACGGGCATGGGGACGGGCACGGGGACGGACGCGCGGCGCGACGACATGCCGGGGTCTTCCGGTATGTAGCGCGACGTAAGCGCAGGTGAGGGTCGTGATCCGGAGTTGATTCGCGCCATGGGCGGGACTGTCGCATCAACCTCCCGGCGATGACGATCGGAGGCGTCGCCACCCGTCGCGGGTGGTGGCGCCGACCGACGTATCGACAAGGAGAACGACCATGAAGGTGTTCCCGCGCGGCCGCCGCCGACTGGCTCTGCTGGCGCCCGCTCTCGCCCTGGTGCTCATTCCCTTCTCCACCGGGACCGCCAGCGCGAACTCCAGCCCGGGCTGGGGCGACGACAAGCCGGACGTGCTGGCGAGCTGCAACCACGACAGCGGCAGCCGGAAGCCCGACTCGTGCCAGTACCACGAGGTCAACGCCTGGACCGCGCTCGGCAAGCGGCACCAGGCCAGCAACGTGGTCGCGAACTGCGCGGGCACCGACAACGGCACGTACGCCGTGAACTACAGCTACTCGACGAACACCTCGTACTCCTACGAGCAGGGGCAGAGCATCGAGGTCAGCGCCGGACTGTCGGACACCTTCGAGGCGGGCATGAAGGCCAGCTCGACGACCTCCGAGACCTGGACCCTGGGCAACACCCGCACCGCGAGCAGCACCATCACCAACACGATCCGCCCCGGCTACAAGGGCGCGTACTGGTTCGCGCCCTACGTCCGGCACTCGGTGGGCTGGCTGGAGGTCCACTACGGCAAGCGGGTCGACGGCCACTACTACTGGTACTACCCGGGCCAGGGTTCCGCGGGCATCCACATCGACACGCCCGTCGCCTGGGCGGACGGCTCGCTGAAGGGTGAGCTCTACTGGGCCACCTGGAAGTGCTGAACCCCGCTTCATCCGGCGGTGGCCGGGGCCGCCTGAAGACACCGGCCCTGGCTACCATGGGTTCCACCGGCAGGCCACAGGCAACGTTCGGAGATGGCGGTATGACGGAGCAGGCCATTTACCGGCACTTGCGTGGTCTGCGCGATCACTTCACGCCCCCGCCGGGATTCACCTATCCCGAGATCA from Streptomyces sp. NBC_01478 includes the following:
- a CDS encoding amidohydrolase translates to MTSSVSAAARAALDLTADLPVPDLEDFYRDLHRHPELSGREHRTAAKLAERLTKAGYDTVEGIGGTGVTGVLRNGDGPTVLLRADMDALPVPEETGLPYESSVPGVMHACGHDLHVTWLAGAAQALAAGRDTWSGTLVLVGQPAEETGEGAAAMVADGLYERVPRPDVVLGQHAAPGPAGFYPHVPGLIMSATTDIEIVIHGRGGHGSRPETTVDPVVTAAYLVTRLQTVVSREIAARESAVLTVGRIEAGTRHNIIPTTARLLLNLRTQSPDVRDRMIAAIRRIASGECIAAGCPTEPEVTVGNSFPMTVNDADTDRRIAAVHTEVLGAGTVFDPGPAMGSEDFPHLVPDGVPYSYWFVTSTPADVWDAAPGTDLMEKFLAVPSNHSPQFAPDLVTVTPGVRTLVSGALEILTVN
- a CDS encoding mechanosensitive ion channel family protein, giving the protein MAVPEANLAVNFTQGLNDAWSKVAQFVPKLVGFLVILAIGWFVSKMIARVLDRVLRKIGSEKLSERAGTARMLRDSKYDMTGIVCKIVYYALMLITLQLALGVFGSNPVSTMINGIVAWLPRGIVAVVLVVVAMAIANAVRGIVGSALSSMSYGRMLATLVWACIVALGVIAALGQAGIATSVTQPVLYAALATVAGILIVGVGGGMIAPMRRRMERVLMAAERETTNAKGSLTAYQAGRQDAMTNQPARERTDMGTGMGTGTGTDARRDDMPGSSGM